GACCGCGATCGCCACGCCCACCGCGAGCCAGTCGTGGACGAAGGTGGCGCCGGTCCGCCAGAGCAGCGGGGCGAGGTGGGTGAACCACATCAGCAGCCCGGTGCCGAGCATCACCAGCACGGCGCCCGCCGTCCAGGCGGCGTACAGCTTCTGGCCCGCGTTGAACTTGCCCGCCGGGCGGCGGTACGAGCGTCGCCGGACCGCCCGCAGCCAGTCCCGGTCGACTGCCGAGAAGCGGTTCAACCGCCGAAGGTCGGCGCGCAGCGCCCGGGAGGCCAGCCCGAGCAGCAGCGGCACCGGCAGCAGCAGTCCCGACCACTCGTGCACCAGCACCACCAGCCTTCGGCGGCCGACCAGTTGGGACAGCGGCGGGTAGTACAGGAAGGCCGCCGTCACCAGACAGCTCAGCATCAGCGCGGCGGTCACCCGGTGCACCCACCGCTCGGCGGGACTGAACCGCGGGACCCGGGTCTCAGACGGTGGGGGCATCGTCACGTCCGTTCGACTTCCCCACCCAGGCATCGACGTCATATCCCAGGTGCTCCCAGTAGCCGGGCTCCACCGCGGAGGTCACGGTGATCCCCGACAGCCACTTCGCGGACTTGTAGAAGTACATCGGCGCCACATACAGCCGCAC
This genomic interval from Kitasatospora gansuensis contains the following:
- a CDS encoding cytochrome b/b6 domain-containing protein is translated as MPPPSETRVPRFSPAERWVHRVTAALMLSCLVTAAFLYYPPLSQLVGRRRLVVLVHEWSGLLLPVPLLLGLASRALRADLRRLNRFSAVDRDWLRAVRRRSYRRPAGKFNAGQKLYAAWTAGAVLVMLGTGLLMWFTHLAPLLWRTGATFVHDWLAVGVAIAVAGHVWLAVKDPEARRGMRTGSVDRDWATREHPDWH